From one Tsukamurella tyrosinosolvens genomic stretch:
- the miaA gene encoding tRNA (adenosine(37)-N6)-dimethylallyltransferase MiaA: protein MRPIAVVGPTATGKSDLALDLAERLDGEIVNIDAMQMYRGMDIGTAKLPVAERRGIPHHQLDVLEVTETATVAAYQERARADVEALLEAGRTPVIVGGSMMYFQALLDEWSFPATDPDVRRRFEERLAEIGPLALHRELDALDPAAGAKILTTDGRRIVRALEVVTLTGEPFAASAPAIGPARWDTAIVALDRDTEELDARIDLRTRRMFDGGLVDEVRALEARGLRDGVTAARAIGYAQVLAAFDGEYDLDQARELTFIGTRRYVRRQRSWFRRDPRVVWLDGADPDLFGAALAAHAAPPWRA, encoded by the coding sequence ATCCGGCCGATCGCCGTCGTGGGCCCCACCGCCACGGGCAAGTCCGACCTGGCGCTCGACCTCGCCGAACGGCTGGACGGCGAGATCGTCAACATCGACGCCATGCAGATGTACCGCGGCATGGACATCGGCACGGCGAAGCTGCCGGTCGCCGAGCGGCGCGGCATCCCGCACCACCAGCTCGACGTGCTGGAGGTGACCGAGACCGCCACCGTCGCCGCGTACCAGGAGCGGGCCCGCGCCGACGTCGAGGCGCTGCTCGAGGCGGGCCGCACCCCGGTGATCGTCGGTGGCTCGATGATGTACTTCCAGGCCCTCCTCGACGAGTGGAGCTTCCCCGCGACCGACCCCGACGTCCGGCGGCGGTTCGAGGAGCGCCTCGCCGAGATCGGTCCGCTCGCCCTGCACCGCGAACTCGACGCGCTCGACCCCGCCGCCGGAGCGAAGATCCTCACCACCGACGGCCGGCGGATCGTCCGGGCCCTCGAGGTCGTCACCCTCACCGGTGAGCCTTTCGCCGCGTCCGCGCCGGCGATCGGCCCGGCCCGCTGGGACACAGCGATCGTCGCGCTCGACCGCGACACCGAGGAACTCGACGCCCGGATCGACCTGCGCACCCGGCGCATGTTCGACGGCGGCCTCGTCGACGAGGTCCGCGCCCTCGAGGCCCGCGGCCTGCGCGACGGCGTCACCGCGGCCCGCGCCATCGGCTACGCCCAGGTCCTGGCGGCCTTCGACGGCGAGTACGACCTCGACCAGGCCCGCGAGCTGACCTTCATCGGCACGCGCCGCTACGTCCGGCGGCAGCGGTCGTGGTTCCGGCGCGACCCCCGCGTCGTCTGGCTCGACGGTGCCGACCCCGACCTGTTCGGCGCTGCCCTCGCCGCGCACGCGGCCCCGCCGTGGCGGGCGTGA
- the dapF gene encoding diaminopimelate epimerase, with protein MDFLKGHGTENDFVILPDPGVDIDLTPELVAALCDRRAGIGGDGVLRVARAGDLLDAGVLDALPAGVAREDWFMDYRNSDGSIAEMCGNGVRVFAHFLAANALVAGDEFTVGSRAGGKPVRVHHADPETAEVSVSMGAPRVFGSSSAGVDGRDLAGIAVDVGNPHLACVVPGLTEQDLLALDVASVPTFDHGLFPHGTNVEILTPLADGAVHMRVHERGSGETRSCGTGTVAAAVAALRAAGRDTGVVDVHVPGGVVTVTVEADGAVLRGPSRLVASGTARL; from the coding sequence GTGGACTTCCTCAAGGGCCACGGCACGGAGAACGATTTCGTGATCCTGCCGGACCCGGGCGTCGACATCGACCTCACGCCCGAGCTCGTGGCCGCCCTCTGCGACCGTCGCGCGGGGATCGGCGGCGATGGGGTGCTCCGCGTCGCCCGCGCGGGCGACCTGCTCGACGCGGGCGTCCTCGACGCGCTGCCCGCGGGCGTCGCGCGCGAGGACTGGTTCATGGACTACCGCAACTCCGACGGCTCGATCGCGGAGATGTGCGGCAACGGCGTCCGCGTCTTCGCTCACTTCCTCGCCGCGAACGCGCTGGTCGCGGGCGACGAGTTCACGGTCGGTTCCCGCGCCGGCGGCAAGCCGGTCCGCGTGCACCACGCCGACCCCGAGACCGCCGAGGTCTCCGTGTCGATGGGTGCGCCCAGGGTGTTCGGCAGCTCGTCCGCCGGGGTCGACGGGCGCGACCTCGCCGGGATCGCCGTCGACGTCGGCAACCCCCACCTCGCCTGCGTCGTCCCGGGACTCACCGAGCAGGACCTGCTGGCGCTCGACGTCGCGAGCGTCCCCACCTTCGATCACGGCCTCTTCCCGCACGGCACCAACGTGGAGATCCTCACCCCGCTCGCCGACGGTGCCGTGCACATGCGCGTGCACGAGCGCGGCTCGGGGGAGACGCGGTCCTGTGGCACCGGCACGGTCGCCGCCGCCGTCGCGGCCCTGCGCGCCGCGGGCCGCGACACCGGCGTCGTCGACGTGCACGTGCCGGGCGGGGTCGTCACCGTCACCGTCGAGGCCGACGGTGCCGTGCTCCGCGGCCCCAGCCGCCTCGTCGCGTCCGGGACCGCGCGCCTCTGA
- the hflX gene encoding GTPase HflX, with product MTDMDTWEPAPTVGELQLEERSSLRRVVGLSTELDDVTEVEYRQLRLEQVVLVGVWTSGSAAQADASLAELKALAETAGSAVLEGVIQRRDRPDPATYIGSGKAHELREVVLATGADTVICDGELTPAQLNALEKVVKVKVIDRTALILDIFAQHATSREGKAQVSLAQMEYMLPRLRGWGEALSRQAGGRAGSNGGVGLRGPGETKIETDRRRIRERMAKLRREIKGMKQARDTKRGARRRSGVPAVAIAGYTNAGKSSLLNALTDAGVLVQNALFATLDPTTRHGVLTDGRDVVLTDTVGFVRHLPTQLVEAFRSTLEEVVDADLLLHVVDGSDVMPQRQIDAVRQVLREVAGEREASLPRELLVVNKVDAADPVVLAQLRVALPEAVFVSAHSRAGIDELLERMTQLITAGDVEVSALLPYDRGDLVARIHAEGTVVTAEHEADGTRIVARVPGPLAGALAQYPAP from the coding sequence ATGACAGACATGGATACCTGGGAGCCGGCTCCGACCGTCGGCGAACTCCAGTTGGAGGAGCGCTCGTCGCTCCGTCGCGTCGTCGGCCTCTCGACCGAGCTCGACGACGTCACCGAGGTCGAATACCGCCAGTTGCGCCTCGAGCAGGTCGTGCTCGTGGGCGTGTGGACGTCCGGCTCGGCGGCGCAGGCCGATGCCTCGCTCGCCGAGCTCAAGGCCCTGGCCGAGACCGCGGGCTCCGCGGTCCTCGAGGGCGTGATCCAGCGGCGCGACCGGCCCGACCCCGCCACGTACATCGGCTCGGGCAAGGCGCACGAGCTCCGCGAGGTCGTGCTCGCGACCGGTGCCGACACGGTGATCTGCGACGGCGAGCTCACGCCCGCGCAGCTCAACGCGCTGGAGAAGGTGGTGAAGGTCAAGGTCATCGACCGGACCGCCCTGATCCTCGACATCTTCGCCCAGCACGCCACCTCCCGCGAGGGCAAGGCGCAGGTGAGCCTCGCGCAGATGGAGTACATGCTGCCCCGGCTGCGTGGCTGGGGCGAGGCGCTGTCCCGGCAGGCCGGTGGCCGCGCGGGCAGCAACGGCGGCGTGGGCCTTCGCGGTCCCGGTGAGACGAAGATCGAGACCGATCGGCGCCGGATCCGCGAGCGGATGGCGAAGCTGCGCCGCGAGATCAAGGGCATGAAGCAGGCCCGCGACACCAAGCGCGGCGCGCGCCGCCGTTCGGGCGTGCCGGCCGTGGCGATCGCCGGGTACACCAACGCGGGCAAGTCGAGCCTGCTCAACGCGCTCACCGACGCCGGCGTGCTGGTGCAGAACGCCCTGTTCGCCACGCTCGATCCGACCACCCGGCACGGCGTACTCACCGACGGCCGCGACGTGGTCCTCACCGACACCGTCGGCTTCGTGCGGCACCTGCCGACCCAGCTCGTCGAAGCCTTCCGGTCGACGCTCGAGGAGGTCGTCGACGCCGACCTCCTGCTGCACGTCGTCGACGGCAGCGACGTGATGCCGCAGCGGCAGATCGACGCGGTGCGCCAGGTGTTGCGCGAGGTCGCGGGGGAGCGGGAGGCGTCGCTGCCACGGGAGCTGCTCGTGGTCAACAAGGTCGACGCCGCCGACCCCGTCGTGCTGGCCCAGCTCCGCGTCGCGCTGCCCGAGGCGGTCTTCGTCTCGGCGCACTCGCGCGCGGGCATCGACGAGCTGCTCGAGCGGATGACGCAGCTCATCACGGCGGGTGACGTCGAGGTCAGCGCCCTCCTGCCCTACGACCGGGGCGACCTCGTCGCGCGGATCCACGCCGAGGGCACGGTCGTCACGGCCGAGCACGAGGCCGACGGTACGCGGATCGTCGCCCGGGTCCCCGGGCCCCTCGCCGGAGCCCTGGCGCAGTACCCGGCGCCGTGA
- a CDS encoding DUF1345 domain-containing protein produces the protein MSDARGLPPSATARAALAVAIGAVATVAVGVPLGFSLGALLGIGAAAAVFAAVGWFVLWPLDDGATRATVRRENFRPRVAELVVGVIAVSGLAAIVILLLAGRTDARNVAAAGALLAAFAVWASLHLTYATQYAALYYGDEGDEPGGIDWGTDVPPAYRDFFYFSYNLGMTYQVSDNSVSTRELRSVVLRHCLLSYVFGTVILATAINLVVGIVSG, from the coding sequence GTGAGCGACGCCCGCGGACTGCCGCCGTCGGCGACGGCTCGTGCGGCCCTGGCGGTCGCCATCGGCGCCGTCGCGACGGTGGCGGTCGGCGTCCCGCTGGGCTTCTCGCTGGGTGCCCTGCTCGGCATCGGCGCCGCGGCCGCCGTCTTCGCGGCCGTCGGCTGGTTCGTGCTCTGGCCGCTGGACGACGGCGCCACCCGGGCGACGGTGCGCCGGGAGAACTTCCGGCCCCGGGTCGCGGAGCTCGTGGTCGGCGTCATCGCCGTGAGCGGCCTCGCCGCGATCGTGATCCTGCTGCTCGCCGGCCGGACGGATGCGCGCAACGTCGCCGCGGCGGGCGCGCTGCTCGCCGCGTTCGCGGTCTGGGCGTCGCTGCACCTGACGTACGCCACGCAGTACGCCGCGCTCTACTACGGGGACGAGGGCGACGAGCCGGGCGGCATCGACTGGGGCACCGACGTCCCGCCCGCCTACCGCGACTTCTTCTACTTCAGCTACAACCTCGGCATGACATACCAGGTCTCGGACAACTCGGTGTCCACCCGGGAGCTCCGCAGCGTGGTGCTGCGGCACTGCCTGCTCTCGTACGTCTTCGGCACCGTCATCCTCGCGACGGCGATCAACCTCGTCGTGGGCATCGTCTCCGGTTAG
- a CDS encoding QsdR family transcriptional regulator, whose protein sequence is MSHPERPDNQVAVIHRAAQWFREGRRVDLGQIAKASGIGRATLYRWFEGREQVVGEAIWLGIAQAIARVEAAEPVRDRAAFLRSFGRLAHEVRDYPPLAGFAADEPEFAMRVLQSRDSVVQARLIAWVGGWLTDLAIPPSDGARGVARADLAYAIVRLAESFLWSDMIIGTPPQPDTAAALVELLLDGAAGRG, encoded by the coding sequence ATGTCTCATCCCGAGCGTCCTGACAACCAGGTGGCGGTGATCCACCGCGCCGCACAGTGGTTCCGCGAGGGGCGCCGCGTGGATCTCGGGCAGATCGCGAAGGCCAGCGGGATCGGCCGGGCCACGCTCTACCGCTGGTTCGAGGGCCGGGAACAGGTCGTCGGCGAAGCGATCTGGCTCGGCATCGCCCAGGCGATCGCGCGCGTCGAGGCCGCCGAACCCGTCCGCGACCGCGCGGCCTTCCTGCGGTCCTTCGGCCGCCTCGCGCACGAGGTGCGCGACTATCCCCCGCTCGCCGGATTCGCCGCGGACGAGCCGGAGTTCGCGATGCGGGTGCTGCAGTCGCGCGACAGCGTGGTGCAGGCCCGGCTCATCGCCTGGGTGGGGGGCTGGCTGACCGACCTCGCGATCCCGCCGTCCGACGGTGCCCGCGGCGTCGCGCGGGCCGACCTCGCCTACGCGATCGTCCGGCTCGCGGAGTCATTCCTGTGGTCCGACATGATCATCGGCACGCCGCCGCAGCCGGACACGGCCGCGGCCCTGGTCGAGCTGCTCCTGGACGGCGCCGCGGGGCGGGGCTAA
- a CDS encoding acyl-CoA dehydrogenase family protein — MDVTFTAEEEAFRDEVREFLDTHLTDDLRAAGRLATSVYSDHEASMAWQAILHERGWAAPAWPVEWGGCDWTVAQHYIFARESVLAGAPFLSPMGIRMVAHAIVRFGTEEQKKFFLPGILDASVFFCQGYSEPESGSDLASLAMRAESDGDDLVLTGSKIWTTHAREANWMFALVRTSKQERKQQGITFLLLDMTVPGIEIQPLVMASGEEVQNVVFFDKVRVPKANVLGKIDEGWTVAKYLLEFERGGGASAPWLQVSLDLLAEQATTVPGRGGRPLSEDDDFRLGLAELRARVDVLEILEHRSLAVLSAGGNPGTAASMLKILGTELSQAVTEFIHKSAGPRGRVYQPHVTRPGGPVVEYLPPADGAHSGDLWQAVAPLRYFNDRAGSIYAGSNEIQRNILAKAALGL; from the coding sequence ATGGATGTGACGTTCACGGCGGAGGAAGAGGCCTTCCGCGACGAGGTGCGGGAGTTCCTGGACACGCACCTCACCGACGACCTGCGCGCCGCCGGGCGCCTGGCGACCAGCGTCTACTCGGACCACGAGGCGAGCATGGCCTGGCAGGCGATCCTGCACGAGCGCGGATGGGCGGCGCCGGCGTGGCCGGTGGAGTGGGGCGGCTGCGACTGGACGGTCGCGCAGCACTACATCTTCGCCCGGGAATCGGTGCTGGCCGGTGCGCCCTTCCTCTCGCCCATGGGGATCCGGATGGTGGCGCACGCCATCGTGCGGTTCGGGACCGAGGAGCAGAAGAAGTTCTTCCTCCCGGGCATCCTCGACGCCTCGGTCTTCTTCTGCCAGGGCTACTCCGAACCCGAATCCGGATCCGACCTCGCGTCGCTGGCGATGCGCGCCGAGTCCGACGGCGACGACCTCGTGCTCACCGGATCGAAGATCTGGACCACCCACGCCCGCGAGGCGAACTGGATGTTCGCCCTGGTGCGCACCTCCAAGCAGGAGCGCAAGCAGCAGGGCATCACGTTCCTCCTCCTCGACATGACGGTGCCCGGCATCGAGATCCAGCCGCTCGTCATGGCTTCCGGCGAGGAGGTGCAGAACGTCGTCTTCTTCGACAAGGTGCGGGTGCCGAAGGCCAACGTGCTCGGGAAGATCGACGAGGGCTGGACCGTCGCCAAGTACTTGCTCGAGTTCGAGCGCGGCGGCGGCGCCTCCGCGCCGTGGTTGCAGGTCTCGCTCGACCTCCTCGCCGAGCAGGCCACGACGGTGCCGGGCCGCGGCGGACGGCCGCTGTCCGAGGACGACGACTTCCGACTCGGCCTCGCCGAACTGCGCGCCCGCGTCGACGTGCTGGAGATCCTCGAGCACCGCTCGCTCGCCGTGCTCTCGGCGGGCGGGAACCCGGGCACCGCGGCGTCGATGCTCAAGATCCTGGGCACGGAACTGAGTCAGGCGGTGACCGAGTTCATCCACAAGAGCGCCGGCCCGCGCGGCCGCGTCTATCAGCCGCACGTCACACGGCCCGGCGGCCCGGTGGTGGAGTACCTCCCGCCCGCCGACGGCGCGCACAGCGGCGACCTGTGGCAGGCCGTCGCGCCGCTGCGCTACTTCAACGATCGTGCGGGCTCGATCTACGCGGGCTCCAACGAGATCCAACGGAACATCCTGGCGAAAGCGGCATTGGGGCTGTAG
- a CDS encoding acyl-CoA dehydrogenase family protein: MDFTLTDEQTMLRDAVRSYLAGRYPLVESRSAARSEAGWQPAVWEAFASELGILAATLPESVGGLGGGPEEMMVIAEELGGALVVEPYVGTAVVGTALLRGAGGPAADAVLSAIAAGGARIAFALTEPGSGREPWDVGATAARDGDDYVLSGAKIVVADLPLATHLIVAARTAGDRLDRDGLSLFLLEFDPQAPPAGIDARYFRTIDDHHTGDLELADVRVPARALLGTEGRAWEVIDRALDDGAAAVCCEAVGIMRRVVAETVEYAKQRKQFGVPIGSFQALQHRMVDMSLELEQSVAASYLAVLNLDAEPYVRRRAVSAAKITIARAARFVGQNAVQLHGGMGMTEELAIGHCFKRLTAIETEFGSATDHLHRYAEVTAD, from the coding sequence ATGGACTTCACACTCACCGACGAACAGACGATGCTGCGCGACGCCGTGCGGTCCTACCTCGCGGGCCGGTACCCGCTGGTGGAGTCGCGCAGCGCGGCCCGCTCGGAAGCCGGCTGGCAACCCGCCGTGTGGGAGGCCTTCGCCTCCGAGCTGGGCATCCTCGCCGCGACCCTGCCCGAGTCCGTCGGCGGGCTGGGCGGCGGCCCGGAGGAGATGATGGTGATCGCCGAGGAGCTCGGCGGCGCGCTCGTCGTCGAGCCCTATGTCGGCACCGCCGTCGTGGGCACGGCCCTCCTGCGCGGCGCGGGCGGCCCGGCCGCCGACGCGGTGCTGTCGGCGATCGCCGCGGGCGGGGCCCGGATCGCCTTCGCGCTCACCGAGCCCGGGTCCGGCCGCGAGCCGTGGGACGTCGGCGCGACGGCCGCGCGCGACGGTGACGACTACGTGCTGTCCGGCGCGAAGATCGTCGTCGCCGACCTGCCGCTCGCGACCCACCTGATCGTCGCCGCCCGCACGGCCGGCGACCGCCTCGACCGCGACGGGCTCTCGCTCTTCCTCCTGGAGTTCGACCCACAGGCTCCGCCCGCCGGCATCGACGCGCGGTACTTCCGGACGATCGACGACCATCACACGGGCGATTTGGAGCTCGCCGACGTCCGCGTGCCCGCGCGCGCATTGCTCGGGACGGAGGGGCGGGCCTGGGAGGTGATCGACCGCGCCCTCGACGACGGTGCCGCCGCCGTCTGCTGCGAGGCGGTCGGGATCATGCGCCGCGTCGTCGCCGAGACCGTCGAGTACGCGAAGCAGCGCAAGCAGTTCGGCGTACCGATCGGCTCCTTCCAGGCGCTGCAGCACCGCATGGTGGACATGTCGCTCGAGCTCGAACAGTCAGTGGCGGCGAGCTACCTCGCGGTGCTCAATCTCGACGCGGAACCGTACGTCCGGCGTCGTGCGGTCTCGGCCGCGAAGATCACCATCGCGCGGGCGGCCCGGTTCGTCGGGCAGAACGCGGTCCAGCTGCACGGTGGCATGGGCATGACGGAGGAGTTGGCGATCGGCCACTGCTTCAAGCGGCTCACTGCGATCGAGACCGAGTTCGGTTCCGCCACCGATCACCTGCACCGGTACGCGGAGGTGACCGCGGACTAG
- a CDS encoding LysR family transcriptional regulator → MAEPILDIVPLRSVVAIARCGGVHRAAEALHLTQSTVSAHLRRLEKSTGGTIVEKAGRGIRFTDHGNRLLGHAQTILDAHDTAVHALASPTTRTLSVAATEHGADRLIPELSRGFGTLPGGWSAQFRFDRSAQIAGAVERGLADVAVFLAPLDHPDAVGPIALHWYATREWRRPDDAVPVLLFDDPCVLRAPAADALARNGIDYVVAAEAANLAGLYSAARSGLGVTLLPAIDATDGLVAVDTMPAMPPIALAVSVGARVPEPVRAAVRRAAASLTRDDQAERA, encoded by the coding sequence ATGGCCGAGCCGATCCTGGACATCGTCCCGCTCCGTAGCGTGGTCGCGATCGCGCGCTGCGGCGGCGTCCACCGCGCCGCCGAAGCGCTCCACCTCACCCAGTCGACCGTCAGCGCGCACCTGCGCCGGCTCGAGAAGTCCACGGGCGGCACGATCGTCGAGAAGGCGGGCCGCGGAATCCGGTTCACCGACCACGGCAACCGCCTCCTCGGGCACGCGCAGACCATCCTCGACGCCCACGACACCGCGGTGCACGCCCTCGCCTCCCCCACCACCCGCACGCTCTCCGTGGCCGCCACCGAGCACGGCGCCGACCGCCTCATCCCCGAGCTCAGCCGGGGCTTCGGGACGCTCCCGGGCGGCTGGTCGGCCCAGTTCCGGTTCGACCGCAGCGCGCAGATCGCCGGGGCCGTGGAGCGCGGGCTCGCCGACGTCGCAGTCTTCCTCGCCCCGCTCGACCACCCGGACGCGGTCGGCCCCATTGCGTTGCACTGGTATGCAACTCGGGAGTGGCGGCGCCCGGACGACGCCGTTCCGGTCCTCCTCTTCGACGACCCCTGCGTCCTGCGCGCTCCCGCCGCGGACGCGCTCGCGCGCAACGGGATCGACTACGTGGTCGCGGCCGAGGCGGCGAACCTCGCGGGCCTGTACTCCGCGGCCCGCAGCGGGCTCGGCGTCACGCTGCTCCCCGCGATCGACGCGACCGACGGCCTCGTCGCCGTGGACACGATGCCCGCCATGCCACCCATCGCACTCGCGGTCAGCGTCGGAGCGCGCGTCCCCGAGCCCGTCCGCGCGGCCGTCCGCCGTGCCGCCGCGTCACTGACCCGCGACGACCAGGCGGAACGCGCCTAG
- a CDS encoding DMT family transporter yields the protein MRIPPMLALSVVVLYAFGYPLGALGIAAMSPFLLLFLRFAVSGVLMLGVVRATGRRLPRGADLGHAIVVGILTQATQFLGCYLGLQAGVPAGVAALIIGVNPAVTTVVARIALREALTPRRALAAVLGLAAVVTACWSTVPALAHAGAGIGFTLLGLTGIALGGVYQQRFCREVDPLAGNAVGMTVAAVPAGVLVALFGATVSDPVRGAIVLVLMVLLSSMTATTLYLRVIGIAGASGAAMLFAVIPSVSALFAFLMLGEPVHPGVIAGLALGGAACAIASRGGRRAPAPDPAVDEPARREAGAVRSDA from the coding sequence ATGAGAATTCCGCCGATGCTCGCGCTCTCCGTCGTGGTGCTGTACGCCTTCGGGTATCCGCTCGGCGCCCTCGGGATCGCGGCGATGAGCCCGTTCCTGCTGCTGTTCCTGCGGTTCGCCGTCTCCGGCGTGCTCATGCTCGGCGTCGTCCGGGCGACCGGCCGGCGACTGCCCCGCGGGGCGGATCTGGGCCACGCGATCGTGGTCGGGATCCTGACGCAGGCGACGCAGTTCCTCGGGTGCTACCTGGGCCTGCAGGCCGGCGTGCCGGCGGGCGTCGCCGCGCTCATCATCGGCGTGAATCCGGCGGTGACCACGGTGGTCGCGCGGATCGCACTCCGTGAGGCCCTCACACCGCGGCGGGCGCTCGCCGCCGTGCTGGGGCTGGCGGCGGTGGTGACCGCGTGCTGGTCGACGGTGCCGGCGCTGGCCCACGCCGGTGCGGGCATCGGCTTCACGCTCCTGGGGCTCACGGGCATCGCCCTGGGTGGGGTGTACCAACAGCGGTTCTGCCGCGAGGTGGACCCCCTTGCGGGGAACGCGGTGGGGATGACCGTCGCGGCGGTGCCGGCGGGCGTCCTGGTCGCGCTGTTCGGAGCGACGGTCTCCGATCCCGTGCGCGGCGCCATCGTGCTCGTGCTCATGGTGCTGCTCAGCTCGATGACGGCGACCACGCTGTACCTGCGGGTGATCGGGATCGCGGGGGCGAGCGGGGCCGCGATGCTGTTCGCGGTGATCCCCTCGGTGTCCGCCCTGTTCGCCTTCCTCATGCTGGGCGAACCGGTGCACCCGGGAGTGATCGCCGGCCTGGCCCTCGGCGGCGCGGCGTGCGCGATCGCCTCCCGTGGCGGACGACGAGCGCCGGCCCCCGACCCTGCGGTCGACGAGCCGGCGCGGCGTGAGGCGGGTGCGGTCAGATCCGACGCATGA
- the lexA gene encoding transcriptional repressor LexA codes for MTRRQKQVLEVIRRSVRDRGYPPSIREIGDEVGLTSTSSVAHQLRTLERLGFLHRDPNRPRAVNVQGAEERTAQVIQKVMEDEDRMPEPAFVPVLGRIAAGGPILAEEAVEEIFPLPRELVGEGSLFLLKVVGESMTDAAICDGDWVVVRQQSVAENGDIVAAMLDGEATVKTFRRTGRDVWLMPHNPAFDPIHGNDAVILGKVVTVMRRI; via the coding sequence CTGACCCGGCGTCAGAAGCAGGTCCTGGAGGTCATCCGCCGGTCGGTCCGCGACCGCGGATATCCGCCGAGCATCCGCGAGATCGGTGACGAGGTGGGCCTGACCTCCACATCGTCGGTCGCACATCAGCTGCGCACGCTGGAGCGCCTGGGCTTCCTCCACCGCGACCCGAACCGCCCCCGTGCGGTGAACGTCCAGGGCGCCGAGGAGCGCACCGCTCAGGTGATCCAGAAGGTCATGGAGGACGAGGATCGGATGCCCGAGCCCGCCTTCGTGCCGGTCCTCGGGCGCATCGCCGCGGGCGGCCCCATCCTCGCGGAGGAGGCGGTGGAGGAGATCTTCCCGCTCCCCCGCGAGCTCGTGGGCGAGGGCTCGTTGTTCCTGCTCAAGGTGGTGGGCGAGTCGATGACCGACGCCGCCATCTGCGACGGGGACTGGGTCGTCGTGCGGCAGCAGTCCGTCGCCGAGAACGGCGACATCGTGGCGGCGATGCTCGACGGCGAGGCCACGGTGAAGACCTTCCGCCGGACCGGCCGTGACGTCTGGCTGATGCCGCACAACCCGGCCTTCGATCCCATCCACGGCAACGACGCGGTGATCCTCGGCAAGGTGGTCACCGTCATGCGTCGGATCTGA
- a CDS encoding LysM peptidoglycan-binding domain-containing protein: MTAIIDRDVITAAQEAGAEEQALVRHGSAAADRRGATRARGVSPRLARSRSRESAPESITPSNGLDEGLIRTEPTEVRVTGARGSARRTVERPGVRSAARRAPRGYSRTDGCARRTPGPSLAACVLFAVGVFAGLLVLFGGAAPAEPAPTAAQPALTSIVTVRSGQSLEQIAREIAPDRAQAAVVAEIAEINGLQDGRVRAGQTLITPRY, from the coding sequence ATGACCGCGATCATCGATCGAGACGTCATCACCGCAGCGCAGGAGGCCGGCGCCGAGGAGCAGGCGCTGGTGCGCCACGGCTCCGCCGCGGCCGACCGGCGCGGTGCCACCCGGGCGCGCGGGGTCTCGCCGCGTCTCGCCCGCAGCCGCTCCCGGGAGTCGGCTCCGGAATCGATCACCCCGTCGAACGGCCTCGACGAGGGCCTGATTCGAACGGAGCCCACGGAGGTCCGGGTGACCGGCGCGCGCGGGTCCGCCCGGCGCACCGTCGAACGCCCGGGCGTGCGTTCCGCGGCGCGGCGCGCACCCCGCGGCTACTCGCGCACCGACGGTTGCGCCCGCCGCACCCCCGGCCCCTCGCTCGCGGCGTGCGTGCTGTTCGCGGTCGGCGTCTTCGCCGGCCTGCTGGTGCTCTTCGGCGGCGCCGCGCCCGCCGAGCCGGCGCCGACCGCGGCGCAGCCGGCCCTGACGTCGATCGTCACGGTGCGCAGCGGGCAGAGCCTGGAACAGATCGCCCGCGAGATCGCGCCCGATCGCGCTCAGGCCGCCGTCGTCGCGGAGATCGCGGAGATCAACGGCTTGCAGGACGGTCGCGTGCGCGCCGGCCAGACCCTCATCACGCCGCGGTACTGA
- the nrdR gene encoding transcriptional regulator NrdR encodes MYCPFCKNEDTRVVDSRVFDDGQGIRRRRSCNECGRRFTTVESAVMAVVKRNGVTEPFSREKVVKGVRRACQGRDVAEDDLHKLAQQVEETIRAMGVAEVPANEVGLAILGPLRDLDEVAYLRFASVYQGFSSIEDFEAAIRDLRTRAAAADPTDAA; translated from the coding sequence ATGTATTGCCCGTTCTGCAAGAACGAGGACACCCGTGTGGTCGATTCGCGTGTCTTCGACGACGGGCAGGGCATCCGCCGGCGTCGCTCCTGCAACGAGTGCGGCCGCCGCTTCACCACCGTGGAGAGCGCGGTCATGGCCGTCGTCAAGCGCAACGGCGTCACCGAGCCCTTCAGCCGCGAGAAGGTCGTCAAGGGCGTGCGTCGTGCGTGCCAGGGGCGCGACGTGGCCGAGGACGACCTGCACAAGCTCGCCCAGCAGGTCGAGGAGACGATCCGCGCCATGGGCGTCGCCGAGGTGCCGGCGAACGAGGTCGGCCTCGCCATCCTGGGACCGCTCCGCGACCTCGACGAAGTGGCCTACCTGCGGTTCGCCTCCGTCTACCAGGGGTTCTCGTCCATCGAGGATTTCGAGGCCGCGATCCGCGACCTCCGCACCCGCGCCGCCGCAGCGGATCCGACCGACGCGGCGTAG